One part of the Sulfolobus tengchongensis genome encodes these proteins:
- a CDS encoding RepB family protein: protein MKKKLQTVVDEKIYNSIVEYCERYGISQGEFVREAIIEKLQKMQEIKTVA, encoded by the coding sequence ATGAAAAAGAAACTTCAAACGGTTGTAGATGAAAAGATTTACAACAGCATCGTAGAATATTGTGAAAGATACGGGATTAGCCAAGGAGAATTTGTTAGAGAGGCAATTATAGAGAAATTACAAAAAATGCAGGAGATTAAGACGGTCGCGTAA
- a CDS encoding ribbon-helix-helix domain-containing protein codes for MDDYVTIKVPKELADLIDKVIESKRFGYRSRAEFVNEAIRQKLRELGYIK; via the coding sequence ATGGATGATTATGTTACAATAAAGGTTCCGAAGGAATTAGCAGATTTAATAGACAAGGTAATCGAAAGCAAAAGATTTGGTTATAGAAGTAGAGCAGAATTTGTAAATGAGGCTATTAGGCAAAAACTGAGAGAGTTAGGATATATAAAATAA